The following proteins come from a genomic window of Canis aureus isolate CA01 chromosome 3, VMU_Caureus_v.1.0, whole genome shotgun sequence:
- the MINK1 gene encoding misshapen-like kinase 1 isoform X2, with product MGDPAPARSLDDIDLSALRDPAGIFELVEVVGNGTYGQVYKGRHVKTGQLAAIKVMDVTEDEEEEIKQEINMLKKYSHHRNIATYYGAFIKKSPPGNDDQLWLVMEFCGAGSVTDLVKNTKGNALKEDCIAYICREILRGLAHLHAHKVIHRDIKGQNVLLTENAEVKLVDFGVSAQLDRTVGRRNTFIGTPYWMAPEVIACDENPDATYDYRSDIWSLGITAIEMAEGAPPLCDMHPMRALFLIPRNPPPRLKSKKWSKKFTDFIDTCLIKTYLSRPPTEQLLKFPFIRDQPTERQVRIQLKDHIDRSRKKRGEKEETEYEYSGSEEEDDSHGEEGEPSSIMNVPGESTLRREFLRLQQENKSNSEALKQQQQLQQQQQRDPEAHIKHLLHQRQRRIEEQKEERRRVEEQQRREREQRKLQEKEQQRLEDRQALRREEERRQAEREQEYIRHRLEEEQRQLEILQQQLLQEQALLLEYKRKQLEEQRQSERLQRQLQQEHAYLKSLQQQQQQQQQQQKQQQPGLPTDRKPLYHYGRGSSPADKPAWAREVEERTRMNKQQNSPLAKTKPSSTGPEPPLPQAAPGPPGPLSQTPPMQRPVEPQEGPHKSLVAHRVPLKPYAAPVPRSQSLQDQPTRNLAAFPASHEPDPAVPTPTTTPSARGAVIRQNSDPTSEGPGPGPNPPAWVRPDTEAPPKVPQRTSSIAAALNTSGAGGARPTQAVRARPRSNSAWQIYLQRRAERGTPKSPGPPAQPPGPPNACSNPDLRRSDPSWERPEGALPAHGHLPQAGSLERNRVGASSKLDSSPVLSPGNKAKPDDHRSRPGRPASYKRAIGEDFVLLKERALDDAPRPPKKAMDYSSSSEEVESSEDEDESNGEPSEGSRDPPGARDGDTDSVSTMVVHDVEEIAGTQTPYGGGTMTPEEERSLLHADSNGYTNLPDVVQPSHSPTESGKGQSPPSKDGGSDYQSRGLVKAPGKSSFTMFVDLGIYQPGGSGDTIPITALVGGEGGRLDQLQYDVRKGSVVNVNPTNTRAHSETPEIRKYKKRFNSEILCAALWGVNLLVGTENGLMLLDRSGQGKVYGLIGRRRFQQMDVLEGLNLLITISGKRNKLRVYYLSWLRNKILHNDPDVEKKQGWTTVGDMEGCGHYRVVKYERIKFLVIALKSSVEVYAWAPKPYHKFMAFKSFADLPHRPLLVDLTVEEGQRLKVIYGSSAGFHAVDVDSGNSYDIYIPVHIQSQITPHAIIFLPNTDGMEMLLCYEDEGVYVNTYGRIIKDVVLQWGEMPTSVAYICSNQIMGWGEKAIEIRSVETGHLDGVFMHKRAQRLKFLCERNDKVFFASVRSGGSSQVYFMTLNRNCIMNW from the exons GACCCTGCTGGAATCTTCGAGCTGGTGGAAGTGGTCGGAAATGGAACTTACGGACAGGTGTACAAG GGTCGGCACGTCAAGACTGGGCAGCTGGCTGCCATCAAGGTCATGGATGTCACGGAG gatgaggaggaagagatcAAACAGGAGATCAACATGTTGAAGAAATATTCTCACCACCGTAACATCGCCACCTACTATGGGGCCTTCATAAAGAAGAGCCCCCCCGGGAATGACGACCAGCTCTGG CTGGTGATGGAGTTCTGTGGGGCTGGCTCCGTGACAGACCTAGTGAAGAACACAAAGGGGAATGCCCTGAAGGAGGACTGTATCGCCTACATTTGCAGGGAGATTCTCCGG ggtCTGGCCCATCTCCATGCCCACAAGGTGATCCATCGAGACATCAAAGGGCAGAACGTGCTGCTGACAGAGAACGCCGAGGTCAAGCTAG TGGACTTTGGGGTGAGTGCTCAGCTGGACCGCACTGTGGGCAGGCGGAACACTTTCATCGGGACCCCCTACTGGATGGCCCCAGAGGTCATCGCCTGTGATGAGAACCCCGATGCCACCTATGACTACAGG AGTGACATTTGGTCTCTAGGAATCACAGCCATCGAGATGGCAGAGGGGGCCCCCC CTCTGTGTGACATGCACCCCATGCGAGCCCTCTTCCTCATCCCACGGAACCCACCCCCCAGACTCAAGTCCAAGAAATG GTCTAAGAAGTTCACTGACTTCATTGACACGTGTCTTATCAAGACCTACTTGAGCCGCCCACCTACAGAGCAGCTGCTCAAGTTCCCCTTCATCCGGGACCAGCCCACAGAGCGGCAGGTCCGCATCCAGCTCAAGGACCACATCGACCGCTCCCGCAAGAAGCGAGGCGAGAAAG AGGAGACGGAGTACGAGTACAGCGGCAGTGAGGAGGAGGATGACAGCCATGGAGAGGAGGGCGAGCCCAG CTCTATCATGAACGTGCCGGGGGAATCCACACTGCGCCGGGAGTTCCTGCGGCTGCAGCAGGAGAACAAGAGCAACTCTGAGGCtttgaagcagcagcagcagctgcagcagcagcagcaacgaGACCCTGAGGCACACATCAAGCATCTCCTGCACCAGCGCCAGCGCCGCAtcgaggagcagaaggaggagcgGCGGCGCGTGGAGGAG CAACAGCGGCGGGAGCGGGAGCAGCGGAAGCTgcaggagaaggagcagcagcGCCTGGAGGACCGGCAGGCCCTGCGGCGGGAGGAGGAGAGGCGGCAGGCTGAGCGGGAGCAG gagtATATTCGTCACAGGCTAGAGGAGGAGCAGCGGCAGCTCGAGATCCTCCAGCAACAGCTgctccaggaacaggccctgcTGCTG GAGTACAAGCGGAAGCAGCTGGAGGAGCAGCGGCAGTCCGAGCGGCTCCAGAGGCAGCTGCAGCAGGAGCACGCCTACCTCAAGtccctgcagcagcagcagcagcagcagcagcagcagcagaagcagcagcaaccGGGCTTGCCCACCGATAGGAAGCCGCTATACCACTACGGCCGGGGCAGCAGTCCCGCTGACAAGCCTGCTTGGGCACGAGAG GTTGAGGAGAGGACAAGGATGAACAAGCAGCAGAACTCCCCCTTGGCCAAGACCAAGCCAAGCAGCACAGGGCCTGAGCCCCCCCTTCCCCAGGCCGCCCCCGGGCCTCCGGGCCCCCTTTCCCAAACTCCGCCTATGCAGAGGCCGGTGGAGCCCCAGGAGGGACCGCACAAG AGCCTGGTGGCACACCGGGTCCCACTGAAGCCATATGCAGCGCCTGTACCCCGATCCCAGTCCCTGCAGGACCAGCCCACCCGAAACCTGGCTGCCTTCCCAGCCTCCCATGAGCCTGACCCCGCTGTCCCCACGCCCACCACCACGCCCAGCGCCCGAGGAGCCGTCATCCGCCAGAATTCAGATCCCACCTCCGAAGGGCCTGGCCCCGGCCCAAACCCCCCAGCCTGGGTCCGGCCGGATACTGAGGCCCCCCCCAAG gTGCCTCAGAGGACCTCCTCCATTGCTGCCGCGCTCAACACCAGTGGGGCCGGAGGGGCCCGGCCCACTCAGGCTGTCCGCGCCAG ACCTCGCAGCAACTCCGCCTGGCAAATCTATCTGCAAAGGCGGGCAGAGCGGGGCACCCCCAAGTCTCCAGGGCCCCCCGCTCAGCCCCCTGGCCCGCCCAACGCCTGTAG CAACCCGGATCTCAGGAGGAGCGACCCCAGCTGGGAGCGGCCGGAAGGTGCCCTCCCCGCTCACGGGCACCTGCCCCAGGCTGGCTCGCTGGAGCGGAACCGTGTAGGAG CCTCCTCCAAACTGGATAGTTCCCCAGTGCTCTCCCCTGGGAACAAAGCCAAGCCTGATGACCACCGCTCACGGCCAGGCCGGCCCGCA AGCTATAAGCGTGCCATCGGTGAG gATTTCGTGCTGTTGAAGGAGCGAGCCCTGGACGATGCCCCACGGCCACCCAAGAAGGCCATGGATTACTCGTCCTCCAGTGAGGAGGTGGAGAGCAGTGAAGATGAGGATGAAAGCAACGGCGAGCCCTCAGAGGGGAGCAGAGACCCCCCTGGGGCCCg CGACGGGGACACGGACAGCGTCAGCACCATGGTGGTCCACGACGTGGAAGAGATAGCTGGGACCCAGACCCCCTATGGGGGTGGCACCATG ACTCCTGAAGAGGAGCGCAGCCTGCTGCATGCAGACAGCAATGGCTACACAAACCTGCCAGATGTCGTCCAGCCCAGCCACTCACCCACCGAGAGCGGCAAAGGTCAAAGCCCCCCCTCGAAGGATGGAGGTAGTGAT tACCAGTCTCGTGGGCTGGTAAAGGCCCCTGGCAAGAGCTCATTCACGATGTTTGTGGACCTAGGGATCTACCAGCCTGGAGGCAGTGGGGATACCATCCCCAtcacag ccttggtggggggagagggcgGCCGGCTAGATCAGCTCCAGTACGACGTGCGTAAAGGCTCCGTGGTCAACGTGAACCCTACCAACACCCGCGCCCACAGCGAGACCCCCGAGATTCGCAAGTACAAGAAGCGGTTTAATTCAGAGATCCTCTGTGCAGCTCTTTGGG GTGTCAACCTGCTGGTGGGCACAGAGAATGGCCTGATGCTACTGGACCGGAGCGGGCAGGGCAAGGTGTATGGGCTCATCGGGCGGCGGCGCTTCCAGCAAATGGATGTCCTAGAAGGGCTCAACTTGCTCATCACCATCTCAG GGAAAAGGAATAAACTGCGGGTGTACTACCTGTCCTGGCTCCGGAACAAGATTCTGCACAATGACCCGGACGTGGAGAAGAAGCAGGGCTGGACCACCGTGGGCGACATGGAGGGCTGCGGGCACTACCGCGTGG TGAAGTACGAGCGCATTAAGTTCCTGGTCATCGCGCTGAAGAGCTCTGTGGAGGTGTACGCCTGGGCCCCCAAACCCTACCACAAGTTCATGGCCTTCAAG tcCTTCGCAGATCTCCCTCACCGCCCTCTGCTGGTTGACCTGACTGTGGAGGAGGGTCAGCGGCTCAAGGTCATCTATGGCTCCAGTGCCGGCTTCCATGCTGTGGACGTGGACTCGGGGAACAGCTATGACATCTACATCCCTGTGCAT ATCCAGAGCCAGATCACGCCCCATGCCATCATCTTCCTCCCCAACACTGACGGCATGGAGATGCTGCTGTGCTACGAGGACGAAGGCGTCTACGTCAACACATATGGGCGGATCATTAAGGACGTGGTGCTGCAGTGGGGAGAGATGCCCACCTCTGTAG cCTACATCTGCTCCAACCAGATCATGGGCTGGGGTGAGAAAGCCATTGAGATCCGCTCCGTGGAGACAGGCCACCTGGACGGTGTCTTCATGCACAAACGAGCCCAGAGGCTCAAGTTCCTGTGCGAGCGGAATGACAAG GTGTTTTTCGCCTCCGTCCGCTCTGGGGGCAGCAGCCAAGTTTACTTCATGACGCTGAACCGAAACTGCATCATGAACTGGTGA
- the MINK1 gene encoding misshapen-like kinase 1 isoform X1 yields MGDPAPARSLDDIDLSALRDPAGIFELVEVVGNGTYGQVYKGRHVKTGQLAAIKVMDVTEDEEEEIKQEINMLKKYSHHRNIATYYGAFIKKSPPGNDDQLWLVMEFCGAGSVTDLVKNTKGNALKEDCIAYICREILRGLAHLHAHKVIHRDIKGQNVLLTENAEVKLVDFGVSAQLDRTVGRRNTFIGTPYWMAPEVIACDENPDATYDYRSDIWSLGITAIEMAEGAPPLCDMHPMRALFLIPRNPPPRLKSKKWSKKFTDFIDTCLIKTYLSRPPTEQLLKFPFIRDQPTERQVRIQLKDHIDRSRKKRGEKEETEYEYSGSEEEDDSHGEEGEPSSIMNVPGESTLRREFLRLQQENKSNSEALKQQQQLQQQQQRDPEAHIKHLLHQRQRRIEEQKEERRRVEEQQRREREQRKLQEKEQQRLEDRQALRREEERRQAEREQEYIRHRLEEEQRQLEILQQQLLQEQALLLEYKRKQLEEQRQSERLQRQLQQEHAYLKSLQQQQQQQQQQQKQQQPGLPTDRKPLYHYGRGSSPADKPAWAREVEERTRMNKQQNSPLAKTKPSSTGPEPPLPQAAPGPPGPLSQTPPMQRPVEPQEGPHKSLVAHRVPLKPYAAPVPRSQSLQDQPTRNLAAFPASHEPDPAVPTPTTTPSARGAVIRQNSDPTSEGPGPGPNPPAWVRPDTEAPPKVPQRTSSIAAALNTSGAGGARPTQAVRARPRSNSAWQIYLQRRAERGTPKSPGPPAQPPGPPNACSNPDLRRSDPSWERPEGALPAHGHLPQAGSLERNRVGASSKLDSSPVLSPGNKAKPDDHRSRPGRPASYKRAIGEDFVLLKERALDDAPRPPKKAMDYSSSSEEVESSEDEDESNGEPSEGSRDPPGARDGDTDSVSTMVVHDVEEIAGTQTPYGGGTMVVQRTPEEERSLLHADSNGYTNLPDVVQPSHSPTESGKGQSPPSKDGGSDYQSRGLVKAPGKSSFTMFVDLGIYQPGGSGDTIPITALVGGEGGRLDQLQYDVRKGSVVNVNPTNTRAHSETPEIRKYKKRFNSEILCAALWGVNLLVGTENGLMLLDRSGQGKVYGLIGRRRFQQMDVLEGLNLLITISGKRNKLRVYYLSWLRNKILHNDPDVEKKQGWTTVGDMEGCGHYRVVKYERIKFLVIALKSSVEVYAWAPKPYHKFMAFKSFADLPHRPLLVDLTVEEGQRLKVIYGSSAGFHAVDVDSGNSYDIYIPVHIQSQITPHAIIFLPNTDGMEMLLCYEDEGVYVNTYGRIIKDVVLQWGEMPTSVAYICSNQIMGWGEKAIEIRSVETGHLDGVFMHKRAQRLKFLCERNDKVFFASVRSGGSSQVYFMTLNRNCIMNW; encoded by the exons GACCCTGCTGGAATCTTCGAGCTGGTGGAAGTGGTCGGAAATGGAACTTACGGACAGGTGTACAAG GGTCGGCACGTCAAGACTGGGCAGCTGGCTGCCATCAAGGTCATGGATGTCACGGAG gatgaggaggaagagatcAAACAGGAGATCAACATGTTGAAGAAATATTCTCACCACCGTAACATCGCCACCTACTATGGGGCCTTCATAAAGAAGAGCCCCCCCGGGAATGACGACCAGCTCTGG CTGGTGATGGAGTTCTGTGGGGCTGGCTCCGTGACAGACCTAGTGAAGAACACAAAGGGGAATGCCCTGAAGGAGGACTGTATCGCCTACATTTGCAGGGAGATTCTCCGG ggtCTGGCCCATCTCCATGCCCACAAGGTGATCCATCGAGACATCAAAGGGCAGAACGTGCTGCTGACAGAGAACGCCGAGGTCAAGCTAG TGGACTTTGGGGTGAGTGCTCAGCTGGACCGCACTGTGGGCAGGCGGAACACTTTCATCGGGACCCCCTACTGGATGGCCCCAGAGGTCATCGCCTGTGATGAGAACCCCGATGCCACCTATGACTACAGG AGTGACATTTGGTCTCTAGGAATCACAGCCATCGAGATGGCAGAGGGGGCCCCCC CTCTGTGTGACATGCACCCCATGCGAGCCCTCTTCCTCATCCCACGGAACCCACCCCCCAGACTCAAGTCCAAGAAATG GTCTAAGAAGTTCACTGACTTCATTGACACGTGTCTTATCAAGACCTACTTGAGCCGCCCACCTACAGAGCAGCTGCTCAAGTTCCCCTTCATCCGGGACCAGCCCACAGAGCGGCAGGTCCGCATCCAGCTCAAGGACCACATCGACCGCTCCCGCAAGAAGCGAGGCGAGAAAG AGGAGACGGAGTACGAGTACAGCGGCAGTGAGGAGGAGGATGACAGCCATGGAGAGGAGGGCGAGCCCAG CTCTATCATGAACGTGCCGGGGGAATCCACACTGCGCCGGGAGTTCCTGCGGCTGCAGCAGGAGAACAAGAGCAACTCTGAGGCtttgaagcagcagcagcagctgcagcagcagcagcaacgaGACCCTGAGGCACACATCAAGCATCTCCTGCACCAGCGCCAGCGCCGCAtcgaggagcagaaggaggagcgGCGGCGCGTGGAGGAG CAACAGCGGCGGGAGCGGGAGCAGCGGAAGCTgcaggagaaggagcagcagcGCCTGGAGGACCGGCAGGCCCTGCGGCGGGAGGAGGAGAGGCGGCAGGCTGAGCGGGAGCAG gagtATATTCGTCACAGGCTAGAGGAGGAGCAGCGGCAGCTCGAGATCCTCCAGCAACAGCTgctccaggaacaggccctgcTGCTG GAGTACAAGCGGAAGCAGCTGGAGGAGCAGCGGCAGTCCGAGCGGCTCCAGAGGCAGCTGCAGCAGGAGCACGCCTACCTCAAGtccctgcagcagcagcagcagcagcagcagcagcagcagaagcagcagcaaccGGGCTTGCCCACCGATAGGAAGCCGCTATACCACTACGGCCGGGGCAGCAGTCCCGCTGACAAGCCTGCTTGGGCACGAGAG GTTGAGGAGAGGACAAGGATGAACAAGCAGCAGAACTCCCCCTTGGCCAAGACCAAGCCAAGCAGCACAGGGCCTGAGCCCCCCCTTCCCCAGGCCGCCCCCGGGCCTCCGGGCCCCCTTTCCCAAACTCCGCCTATGCAGAGGCCGGTGGAGCCCCAGGAGGGACCGCACAAG AGCCTGGTGGCACACCGGGTCCCACTGAAGCCATATGCAGCGCCTGTACCCCGATCCCAGTCCCTGCAGGACCAGCCCACCCGAAACCTGGCTGCCTTCCCAGCCTCCCATGAGCCTGACCCCGCTGTCCCCACGCCCACCACCACGCCCAGCGCCCGAGGAGCCGTCATCCGCCAGAATTCAGATCCCACCTCCGAAGGGCCTGGCCCCGGCCCAAACCCCCCAGCCTGGGTCCGGCCGGATACTGAGGCCCCCCCCAAG gTGCCTCAGAGGACCTCCTCCATTGCTGCCGCGCTCAACACCAGTGGGGCCGGAGGGGCCCGGCCCACTCAGGCTGTCCGCGCCAG ACCTCGCAGCAACTCCGCCTGGCAAATCTATCTGCAAAGGCGGGCAGAGCGGGGCACCCCCAAGTCTCCAGGGCCCCCCGCTCAGCCCCCTGGCCCGCCCAACGCCTGTAG CAACCCGGATCTCAGGAGGAGCGACCCCAGCTGGGAGCGGCCGGAAGGTGCCCTCCCCGCTCACGGGCACCTGCCCCAGGCTGGCTCGCTGGAGCGGAACCGTGTAGGAG CCTCCTCCAAACTGGATAGTTCCCCAGTGCTCTCCCCTGGGAACAAAGCCAAGCCTGATGACCACCGCTCACGGCCAGGCCGGCCCGCA AGCTATAAGCGTGCCATCGGTGAG gATTTCGTGCTGTTGAAGGAGCGAGCCCTGGACGATGCCCCACGGCCACCCAAGAAGGCCATGGATTACTCGTCCTCCAGTGAGGAGGTGGAGAGCAGTGAAGATGAGGATGAAAGCAACGGCGAGCCCTCAGAGGGGAGCAGAGACCCCCCTGGGGCCCg CGACGGGGACACGGACAGCGTCAGCACCATGGTGGTCCACGACGTGGAAGAGATAGCTGGGACCCAGACCCCCTATGGGGGTGGCACCATGGTAGTCCAGCGC ACTCCTGAAGAGGAGCGCAGCCTGCTGCATGCAGACAGCAATGGCTACACAAACCTGCCAGATGTCGTCCAGCCCAGCCACTCACCCACCGAGAGCGGCAAAGGTCAAAGCCCCCCCTCGAAGGATGGAGGTAGTGAT tACCAGTCTCGTGGGCTGGTAAAGGCCCCTGGCAAGAGCTCATTCACGATGTTTGTGGACCTAGGGATCTACCAGCCTGGAGGCAGTGGGGATACCATCCCCAtcacag ccttggtggggggagagggcgGCCGGCTAGATCAGCTCCAGTACGACGTGCGTAAAGGCTCCGTGGTCAACGTGAACCCTACCAACACCCGCGCCCACAGCGAGACCCCCGAGATTCGCAAGTACAAGAAGCGGTTTAATTCAGAGATCCTCTGTGCAGCTCTTTGGG GTGTCAACCTGCTGGTGGGCACAGAGAATGGCCTGATGCTACTGGACCGGAGCGGGCAGGGCAAGGTGTATGGGCTCATCGGGCGGCGGCGCTTCCAGCAAATGGATGTCCTAGAAGGGCTCAACTTGCTCATCACCATCTCAG GGAAAAGGAATAAACTGCGGGTGTACTACCTGTCCTGGCTCCGGAACAAGATTCTGCACAATGACCCGGACGTGGAGAAGAAGCAGGGCTGGACCACCGTGGGCGACATGGAGGGCTGCGGGCACTACCGCGTGG TGAAGTACGAGCGCATTAAGTTCCTGGTCATCGCGCTGAAGAGCTCTGTGGAGGTGTACGCCTGGGCCCCCAAACCCTACCACAAGTTCATGGCCTTCAAG tcCTTCGCAGATCTCCCTCACCGCCCTCTGCTGGTTGACCTGACTGTGGAGGAGGGTCAGCGGCTCAAGGTCATCTATGGCTCCAGTGCCGGCTTCCATGCTGTGGACGTGGACTCGGGGAACAGCTATGACATCTACATCCCTGTGCAT ATCCAGAGCCAGATCACGCCCCATGCCATCATCTTCCTCCCCAACACTGACGGCATGGAGATGCTGCTGTGCTACGAGGACGAAGGCGTCTACGTCAACACATATGGGCGGATCATTAAGGACGTGGTGCTGCAGTGGGGAGAGATGCCCACCTCTGTAG cCTACATCTGCTCCAACCAGATCATGGGCTGGGGTGAGAAAGCCATTGAGATCCGCTCCGTGGAGACAGGCCACCTGGACGGTGTCTTCATGCACAAACGAGCCCAGAGGCTCAAGTTCCTGTGCGAGCGGAATGACAAG GTGTTTTTCGCCTCCGTCCGCTCTGGGGGCAGCAGCCAAGTTTACTTCATGACGCTGAACCGAAACTGCATCATGAACTGGTGA